The Anomalospiza imberbis isolate Cuckoo-Finch-1a 21T00152 chromosome 13, ASM3175350v1, whole genome shotgun sequence genome includes the window AGAAGTGCTCTGCTCTAAAGCTCTAATATCCGACTTCTGCAAGAGGTATTGGGCAGCATGGATCAGGATTGCAATCCAAAATGGGAAGGAATCTGCTATTGCTATGTTGGAGCTAGAGATTCTTACTTGCCACTGAAATTGAAGGCAAAATAAATATTGTGTTAGTAGAATTTTTATACTGAATCAAGATTAGAAATTGTATAAAACTTAACAgcacaagcttttgttttctgttaagAAGGTGTCATTGACTGCCTACATTATCTGTAAAAACTTGTTTTCTGAACTAGCCACAGGCAGCAAATGAGATTCCCACATGTGGGCTGTGAAGGCGTGCAGAGATCAGCAAATCTAAGCACAGGATTAGATGTTGTATATGAAGGTCAGAAGCTGAAGGTGTGAGAGCTGTTCTCCCTCTCCAAGCACAGACTTTAACCTGGCtggagcagtgcccagagcccaTGTAAAACTCATGAGCCATCGTTCCGAGCTGCTGCGTCAGTTCCAGTGGTATCAGGAAATCACAGCTCCTTTCCAGCTGAGATTGCACTGTCCTTGCAGTTAGGCTGGGTGGGGTAGGCAAGTATTTGCTTGTAACCTTCCCATGTGCATACAATCAGAGCCTTTCTCACAGCTGTAAACATAAAACTACAGTGTTCATGCTTTTTGTCCAGATAATTGATTATGAGAAGAATCAGACGCTGGGACAGAACGACACTGGATTTAGCTGTGACGGAACAGCCAGTACCTTCAGAGTTATGTTCAAGGAGCCCATAGAGATTCTGCCCACGGTTTGCTACACAGCTTGTGCAACCTTGAAAGTAAGAATGTCTAACAGGACAGAAGAAAGTGTTACTTTGATGCAAGAGTTATTCTTTTGTCAGTCTTCTGATGGGAAAGTGTCTTCTAGatcttgaatttattttaactttGGGGCTAAAGAAGGATGTAGTTAGAAGTCTACTGTAATTTATAAGACTGTTACATCTCTTCTGGGTCACAGCATGGAATTCATAACTGGCTCCTCTGTGCCTTCCCACTTTTTGCTTGATGTAGGAGTTAGAATAGTTCTAATGGAAGTCACTGGTTCCgtgtggggaaaaaatgccCTATCTAGAAAACATAATCTGGCAGCTCTCTTTCAATACTtaagtttaatttcttttatcaAGGATATTCTAACCACTAGCTAAATtcaagaaaacagctttttttttcatcactttTTATATACTGGTGCTGAAATAGTAGGCAATAATTACTTGTTCTCAGAAAGTCTTCTCTTAGTGTTGTGGACAAATTTCGTTCtcaaaaaaaattcaatattcTTCTAAATATAATTTCCTATACAGAAGTCAGAGTTCAGTGGGTTGAAAAAATACTGTACATTAAAAACAGCTGAGGCAGGGAACTAAGTAAAAATACAGACAACATGTGTGATAAGGAAAAATACTAGAAAGTATTCATTACTAGTTGGATAAAATCAACTGGTTTAAGTCTGCTGtcagagaaatatatttttattatttagacATAGGGCTCTGGCTTCTGTTGCCTGTGATTTTGTATATAATTTATATGATATGGGTACAGAAATTTTATACTACTAAAATAGCCCAAGTCAGTTGTGTTTGACCATCAGCATATTTGGGTTCTTGCCCACTTCCATTGTGTTGCTAATCTCTTGTGATGTTTTTCAGGGTCCTGATTCCCACTATGGAACAAAAGGTTTGAAGAAAGTGATCCACGAATCTCCTACTGCTAGCAAAACCTGTTTTGTCTTTTATAGTTCACCAGGTAACAACAATGGTACATCAATAGAAGATGGACAGATaccagaaataatattttatacttAGTTTCAAATGATGATCTGGAATGTGTTGGTGTCTCAGTGGACTTCAGCTCACCATTGGCAGCAGTTAAAAAATTCTGTTAAATTACTTTAAtgtgtaaaaacaaaacaaatttgttTGAGGGGTACcagaaaagctatttttttttctgcatcacTATTGGTAGATTGTAATTTAGCTTTTCCTCTAAACGAAATGTTAATGGAATAAGTACTGTGTGTATTGAAAAGTTTGTTATAAGTAGTACCTTGTGGTTAATTACTTTGTGTTTTCACCCCTTTGTTTCTCATGTAGTAAAATTCATTTTTTGAACTGGAAAATCCTTCCTTGTTATGAACAACTTGTGTATGTCTTCTCCAATCTGTCCTTAAAAGACAGTAAAGATGCTGCTGTAGTCCCATATTGCACTTCTTTCCAAAATGACCTTGGATTGACCCAATGGACATGGATtgctactgtattttttttaaagtatgtcGGCAAAGCTGCATTCATATTGTCATCATCTTGACTTTTTCCAAGAGCCATGGAGAATTAATGGACTTTGCACTGCAGAGAACAtctgcagctgcactgaagAAATAACTAATAAGTCGATTTCAGCAAGAAACAGATCTTTCCAGAATCTCTCTTAATTCAGAAGGGCTGTTTTGGAATATAGAACTGGTTATGCAAATAGCCactgtatatatacatatgtgcCTATAAAAAATGTATAATGTGAAAATGAGAATATGAGACTTGTAATGATGTTATTTTATCACTGGATATTCTAGtactaaaaaaaattagtatagACCTAAGGATTATTGGTGTGCAACGAGTTTTACAGATTGCATACAATAACTTGTTGCTATTGCTGTATGTATATAATATTCAGTGCTTTGCAGTATGTACCATGTAGTAACAGAATGGCTTGGTGTACAAAGACCTGTACCCTTCCTCACGTTATACTAAAATTTGAGAATGCAGGAGAAAACATAAGAAAATTTCCTTTCTTAAGGGGGAGGTCACGCGAGTTTGGGGTGTCCAAAGGCTGTGTGTAGAACAAGCGTCTGTCAAACGTCCAGCTCTGTGCACACTCCGCCAGCGCTCTCCTGTCCGTGGGCTCGGTGCTGTTCCGAGACAGGGATGGGGGCCGGGTCTGGCCGTGCGGGAGCGGCCGCTGCGGGCACAGGGCTCGGCTGTGCCGGAGGAACCGCgatgggcacagggctcggCTGTGCCGGAGGAACCGCGATGGGCAGGGGCTCGGCTGTGCGAGAGGAACCGCgatgggcacagggctcggCTGTGCCGGAGGAGCCGCTATGGGCAGGGGCTCGGCTGTGCCATAGGAACCGCTGCGGGCACAGGGCTCGGCTGTGCCGGAGGAACCGCTGCGGGCAGGGGCTCGGCTGTGCCGGAGGAACCGCTATGGGCAGGGGCTCGGCTGTGCCGGAGGAACCGCTATGGGCAGGGGCTCAGCTGTGCCGGAGGAACCGCTGCGGGCACAGGGCTCGGCTGTGCTGGAGGAACCGCTGCGGGCACAGGGCTCGGCTTTGCTGGAGGAGCCGCTATGGGCAGGGGCTCAGCTGTGCCGGAGGAACCGCTGCGGGCACAGGGCTCGGCTGTGCTGGAGGAACCGCTGCGGGCACAGGGCTCGGCTTTGCCGGAGGAGCCGCTATGGGCAGGGGCTCGGCTGTGCCGGAGGAACCGCTATGGGCAGGGGCTCGGCTGTGCCGGAGGAACCGCTGCGGGCACAGGGCTCGGCTGTGCCGGAGGAGCCGCTATGGGCAGGGGCTCGGCTGTGCCGGAGGAACCGCTATGGGCAGGGGCTCGGCTGTGCCAGAGGAACCGCTATGGGCAGGGGCTCAGCTGTGCCGGAGGAACCGCTGCGGGCACAGGGCTCGGCTGTGCCGGAGGAACCGCTATGGGCAGGGGCTCGGCTGTGCCGGAGGAACCGCTGCGGGCACAgcgccggcccggccgggccgTGCGGAGCGCGCAGGCGCTCGGGGCGGGCCCGGCGCGGTTGCCGGAAGAGCCGCCCCGGCCATGCCGAGCCTCGCTGGGTTCCTGCGAGTGCGGGCGGCGCCGGTGCGCAGCGGTGGGGCCATGCCCGGGAAGGTGcgggcagggccaggagagggaaggggggCAGGGGCGGGTGGTGCCCGCGGTGACCGCGTCTGTTCCTCTGTTTCAGGGAAAAGCGGCCGCCAAGGGCCCCGCGGAGCCGGTCGCCGCCGCGGGACCGGTGgtggcggcgggcggcggctccGTGAGGGTGGCGGTGCGCGCCAAGCCCGGCGCCCGCTGCAGCGCCGTCACAGGTGGGTCTGTGGGCCGGGGCACCGGGCGCTGCATCGCTGCACCCTGAGGAACAGGGGCGGAGGGAGGGAACGCGCAAAGTCCCCCCCGGAAACTGAAGCGAGGAGTTCGGCTCTCCTGGAGTAGCTCGTTCGCGTCCCCCCTGGGTGGCGCTGGGTGGCGCGGTGAGCACGGGGTAAATCCTGATCCTAAATCCTTCCGGTTGGCCTCTGTGGTTTCGTGCGCGCTGTGTTTCAAGGGTCTATGCGATTTTATTAGAGCCATAAAAGTTGGATCTAATAAAACGTGTTCTCCCTCTACAGCCCTGGGCTTGCGCCTACATGCATTGGGACTGCTTCACATCCCCCTGTGTGCGGCAGCCACGGGCTGTGGCAGTGTCCGGGCCCCTTTGGAATTTACTGGGAATTTGCTGACAGCGTAACTCTCAGGGCAGACTGATTTAACAAGCGGCTTTTGGGACAGGGGCAAACTGATTTGAGTAGTTATGTGATGCCAAGCAGGACAACACCCGCACAAGAACGGGCAGTTGAGGAGAGCTCAGAGCGGTGCCCCCATTGTGAGAAGGCTGGTAACTCACGACTGCACCCTACTACAGCAGGAAGGCTTCACTGCTTCTCTTGTCAGGAGTTTATATTTGATTGTATTGGCCGACAATCAAGGGAATTCATGAAATGTGAAAATGCCATCACCTGCTAATCTATACATTTACATGGTTTTAAACTTAAATGCTTTTGAAAGcataaacattcatttttagcaAACTGTGATATgatgttttgaatattttaagcATAAAATCCTCCAACTATTTGCTATAGATGTGACGGCTGAGGCAGTAGGTGTAGCTATTGCTGCACCTCCATCGGAAGGGGAGGCAAATGCAGAGCTGTGCCGTTACCTCTCTAAGGTGCTTGAAGTGAAGAAGAGCGACGTTATTTTAGAGAAggtacttcttttttttcctttcagttttgcCCTACT containing:
- the C13H15orf40 gene encoding UPF0235 protein C15orf40 homolog — translated: MPSLAGFLRVRAAPVRSGGAMPGKGKAAAKGPAEPVAAAGPVVAAGGGSVRVAVRAKPGARCSAVTDVTAEAVGVAIAAPPSEGEANAELCRYLSKVLEVKKSDVILEKGGKSRDKVVKISVSATPDEILEKLKKEASS